In a genomic window of Melopsittacus undulatus isolate bMelUnd1 chromosome 1, bMelUnd1.mat.Z, whole genome shotgun sequence:
- the REPIN1 gene encoding zinc finger protein 324A, giving the protein MPGPGCSSKMLVTFEDVTVHFSPEEWAVLAGWQRQLYREVMLENYQAVSSLGYLTVKPEIIAKLERQLKPCAASLSLPRHRRRAPTPAAGVTHMQPGVPGVLPAPSTWLPAVPEHRRRRQRGLSRLKPLPTCPECSQSFRTRAALDVHVQSHSGEWPFACTQCTQSFPCSGDLEQRQKSHVTQMDPGAGPQSPSACAECGKSFSKSRDLRQHQHMHRGHCFSQKRRLVTHQRIHSGKWPFSAARASTAGTPAPSTTTAMPSRGSHSVVDAARTAARGSTSGCTGAG; this is encoded by the exons ATGCCAgggccaggctgctccagcaag ATGCTGGTGACATTCGAGGACGTGACCGTGCACTTCTCCCCTGAGGAatgggctgtgctggctgggtGGCAGCGGCAGCTCTACCGCGAGGTGATGCTGGAGAACTACCAGGCAGTTTCCTCGCTGG GCTATCTCACTGTCAAGCCAGAGATCATTGCCAAGCTGGAGCGACAGCTGAAGCCAtgtgcagcatccctgtccctgccaCGGCACCGGCGCCGAGCTCCTACACCAG ctgctgGAGTCACCCACATGCAGCCGGGGGTTCCTGGAGTGCTGCCGGCGCCCAGCACCTGGCTCCCAGCAGTGCCCGAGCACCGCAGGAGGCGTCAGCGGGGTCTGTCCAGGCTGAAGCCGCTCCCCACATGCCCCGAGTGCAGCCAGAGCTTCCGGACCCGGGCGGCGCTGGATGTCCATGTACAGAGCCACTCGGGTGAGTGGCCCTTTGCCTGTACCCAGTGCACCCAGAGCTTCCCCTGTTCCGGCGACCTTGAGCAGCGCCAGAAGAGCCACGTCACCCAGATGGACCCTGGTGCTGGCCCCCAGAGCCCCAGCGCCTGCGCTGAGTGTGGGAAGAGTTTCAGCAAGAGCCGGGATctcaggcagcaccagcacatgcACCGTGGCCACTGCTTCAGCCAGAAACGCCGCCTGGTCACCCACCAGCGCATCCACAGTGGGAAGTGGCCCTTCTCTGCCGCAAGAGCTTCCACAGCAGGAACACCAGCACCATCCACCACCACGGCCATGCCATCAAGAGGGTCCCACAGCGTGGTGGATGCAGCAAGGACTGCAGCCAGGGGCAGCACCAGTGGGTGCACTGGTGCTGGCTGA